The Chanodichthys erythropterus isolate Z2021 chromosome 14, ASM2448905v1, whole genome shotgun sequence genome window below encodes:
- the ddx3xa gene encoding DEAD-box helicase 3 X-linked a isoform X11 — protein sequence MSHVVVDGSHGLEQQLAVLDLNSADGQGVGTGHSPGWDVGRSNGFVNGYHDGRMNGTANFGRGPPRNDRGGRGSFRGSRNGGSFNQPMHNAGYGTYENKDGGWNSVVNRDAYTSFGGRSDRGKSAFFNDRGAGSRGRYERGGFGGGTGGNSRWVEESRDEEDWSKPMPPNERLENELFSGSNTGINFEKYDDIPVEATGTNSPGHIESFHDVDMGEIVMGNINLSRYTRPTPVQKYAIPIIKAKRDLMACAQTGSGKTAAFLLPVLSQIYTDGPGEALQATKASAQQENGKYVRRKQFPISLVLAPTRELALQIYDEARKFAYRSRVRPCVVYGGADIGQQIRDLERGCHLLVATPGRLVDMMERGKIGLDYCKYLVLDEADRMLDMGFEPQIRRIVEQDTMPPKGARQTMMFSATFPKEIQILARDFLDEYIFLAVGRVGSTSENITQKVVWVEENDKRSFLLDLLNATGKDSLTLVFVETKKGADALEDFLYREGYACTSIHGDRSQRDREEALQQFRSGRCPIMVATAVAARGLDISNVKHVINFDLPSDIEEYVHRIGRTGRVGNLGLATSFYNDKNSNITKDLLDILVEAKQEVPSWLENLAYEHQHKSTNRGRPKRFSGGFGARDYRQMAGGGNTFGNRGARNAGGHGGNRGFGGNKGGFGSFGSDSYGGNYGNYGGNYAQVDWWGN from the exons ATTCTCCAGGATGGGACGTCGGGCGTAGCAATGGTTTCGTCAATGGGTATCATGATGGTCGTATGAATGGGACTGCAAACTTTGGCCGTGGACCTCCTCGCAATGACAGAGGAGGACGTGGTAGCTTTCGTGGAAGCAGGAACGGAGGTTCCTTCAACCAGCCAATGCATAATGCAG GTTATGGCACTTATGAGAACAAAGATGGAGGGTGGAACTCAGTGGTGAACAGAGATGCCTACACTAGCTTTGGTGGGCGTTCTGACAGAGGGAAGTCTGCGTTCTTCAATGACAGGGGAGCTGGCTCAAGAGGAAG ATATGAGCGTGGAGGCTTTGGAGGAGGAACGGGAGGGAACAGTCGTTGGGTTGAAGAGTCCAGAGATGAAGAGGACTGGTCAAAACCAATGCCCCCTAATGAGCGTCTAGAAAA TGAGCTGTTCTCTGGCAGCAACACAGGGATTAACTTTGAGAAGTATGATGACATTCCTGTGGAGGCCACTGGAACAAACTCTCCTGGGCATATTGAGAGT TTCCATGATGTGGACATGGGCGAGATCGTTATGGGCAACATCAACTTGAGCCGCTATACACGCCCTACCCCTGTTCAGAAGTATGCAATCCCCATCATCAAGGCCAAGAGGGACCTGATGGCCTGTGCACAAACAG GCTCGGGGAAGACTGCAGCCTTCTTGCTTCCTGTTCTCAGTCAGATCTACACTGATGGACCTGGAGAGGCACTGCAGGCCACCAAAGCCAGTGCCCAG CAGGAGAATGGAAAGTACGTCCGTCGTAAGCAGTTTCCCATTTCTCTAGTCCTGGCTCCAACCAGAGAACTTGCTCTTCAGATTTATGATGAGGCCAGAAAG TTCGCTTATCGCTCCAGAGTGCGCCCGTGTGTAGTATATGGAGGCGCAGATATAGGCCAGCAGATCCGTGATTTGGAAAGAGGCTGTCACCTGCTAGTGGCCACACCTGGTCGTCTGGTAGACATGATGGAGCGAGGCAAGATTGGCCTGGACTACTGCAA ATATCTGGTGTTGGATGAGGCAGACAGAATGCTTGATATGGGTTTCGAACCCCAGATCAGACGTATTGTGGAGCAGGACACTATGCCTCCAAAAGGTGCTCGTCAGACCATGATGTTCAGTGCCACCTTCCCGAAAGAGATCCAG atTCTGGCCCGTGACTTTCTGGATGAGTACATCTTCCTGGCTGTGGGCCGCGTGGGCTCCACTTCAGAGAACATCACCCAGAAGGTGGTTTGGGTGGAAGAGAATGACAAGCGCTCCTTCCTCCTTGACCTGCTCAATGCCACAG GCAAGGATTCTCTCACACTGGTGTTTGTGGAGACTAAGAAGGGTGCAGATGCTCTTGAGGACTTCCTCTACCGCGAGGGCTATGCCTGCACCAGTATCCATGGCGACCGCTCTCAGCGTGATCGTGAGGAAGCGCTCCAGCAGTTCCGCTCTGGACGCTGCCCTATCATGGTTGCCACTGCT GTGGCTGCACGTGGCTTGGACATCTCCAATGTGAAACACGTGATCAATTTTGACTTGCCCAGTGACATTGAGGAATATGTCCACCGCATTGGTCGTACAGGCCGTGTGGGAAACCTTG GGCTGGCCACATCCTTCTACAATGATAAGAACAGCAACATCACTAAAGATCTGCTGGACATCCTGGTGGAGGCCAAACAGGAGGTGCCCTCCTGGCTTGAGAACCTAGCCTACGAGCACCAGCACAAAAGCACCAACCGTGGACGACCCAAAAG GTTCTCTGGTGGCTTTGGGGCCAGGGATTACCGCCAGATGGCTGGGGGTGGGAATACTTTTGGCAACCGTGGTGCTCGCAATGCTGGTGGCCATGGAGGGAACAGAGGTTTTGGAGGCAATAAGG GTGGCTTTGGGAGTTTCGGCAGTGACAGCTACGGGGGCAACTATGGAAACTATGGAGGAAACTATGCCCAGGTGGACTGGTGGGGCaactaa
- the ddx3xa gene encoding DEAD-box helicase 3 X-linked a isoform X9: MSHVVVDGSHGLEQQLAVLDLNSADGQGVGTGRRYIPPHLRNKDVSQNDSPGWDVGRSNGFVNGYHDGRMNGTANFGRGPPRNDRGGRGSFRGSRNGGSFNQPMHNAGYGTYENKDGGWNSVVNRDAYTSFGGRSDRGKSAFFNDRGAGSRGRYERGGFGGGTGGNSRWVEESRDEEDWSKPMPPNERLENELFSGSNTGINFEKYDDIPVEATGTNSPGHIESFHDVDMGEIVMGNINLSRYTRPTPVQKYAIPIIKAKRDLMACAQTGSGKTAAFLLPVLSQIYTDGPGEALQATKASAQQENGKYVRRKQFPISLVLAPTRELALQIYDEARKFAYRSRVRPCVVYGGADIGQQIRDLERGCHLLVATPGRLVDMMERGKIGLDYCKYLVLDEADRMLDMGFEPQIRRIVEQDTMPPKGARQTMMFSATFPKEIQILARDFLDEYIFLAVGRVGSTSENITQKVVWVEENDKRSFLLDLLNATGKDSLTLVFVETKKGADALEDFLYREGYACTSIHGDRSQRDREEALQQFRSGRCPIMVATAVAARGLDISNVKHVINFDLPSDIEEYVHRIGRTGRVGNLGLATSFYNDKNSNITKDLLDILVEAKQEVPSWLENLAYEHQHKSTNRGRPKRFSGGFGARDYRQMAGGGNTFGNRGARNAGGHGGNRGFGGNKGGFGSFGSDSYGGNYGNYGGNYAQVDWWGN; the protein is encoded by the exons ATTCTCCAGGATGGGACGTCGGGCGTAGCAATGGTTTCGTCAATGGGTATCATGATGGTCGTATGAATGGGACTGCAAACTTTGGCCGTGGACCTCCTCGCAATGACAGAGGAGGACGTGGTAGCTTTCGTGGAAGCAGGAACGGAGGTTCCTTCAACCAGCCAATGCATAATGCAG GTTATGGCACTTATGAGAACAAAGATGGAGGGTGGAACTCAGTGGTGAACAGAGATGCCTACACTAGCTTTGGTGGGCGTTCTGACAGAGGGAAGTCTGCGTTCTTCAATGACAGGGGAGCTGGCTCAAGAGGAAG ATATGAGCGTGGAGGCTTTGGAGGAGGAACGGGAGGGAACAGTCGTTGGGTTGAAGAGTCCAGAGATGAAGAGGACTGGTCAAAACCAATGCCCCCTAATGAGCGTCTAGAAAA TGAGCTGTTCTCTGGCAGCAACACAGGGATTAACTTTGAGAAGTATGATGACATTCCTGTGGAGGCCACTGGAACAAACTCTCCTGGGCATATTGAGAGT TTCCATGATGTGGACATGGGCGAGATCGTTATGGGCAACATCAACTTGAGCCGCTATACACGCCCTACCCCTGTTCAGAAGTATGCAATCCCCATCATCAAGGCCAAGAGGGACCTGATGGCCTGTGCACAAACAG GCTCGGGGAAGACTGCAGCCTTCTTGCTTCCTGTTCTCAGTCAGATCTACACTGATGGACCTGGAGAGGCACTGCAGGCCACCAAAGCCAGTGCCCAG CAGGAGAATGGAAAGTACGTCCGTCGTAAGCAGTTTCCCATTTCTCTAGTCCTGGCTCCAACCAGAGAACTTGCTCTTCAGATTTATGATGAGGCCAGAAAG TTCGCTTATCGCTCCAGAGTGCGCCCGTGTGTAGTATATGGAGGCGCAGATATAGGCCAGCAGATCCGTGATTTGGAAAGAGGCTGTCACCTGCTAGTGGCCACACCTGGTCGTCTGGTAGACATGATGGAGCGAGGCAAGATTGGCCTGGACTACTGCAA ATATCTGGTGTTGGATGAGGCAGACAGAATGCTTGATATGGGTTTCGAACCCCAGATCAGACGTATTGTGGAGCAGGACACTATGCCTCCAAAAGGTGCTCGTCAGACCATGATGTTCAGTGCCACCTTCCCGAAAGAGATCCAG atTCTGGCCCGTGACTTTCTGGATGAGTACATCTTCCTGGCTGTGGGCCGCGTGGGCTCCACTTCAGAGAACATCACCCAGAAGGTGGTTTGGGTGGAAGAGAATGACAAGCGCTCCTTCCTCCTTGACCTGCTCAATGCCACAG GCAAGGATTCTCTCACACTGGTGTTTGTGGAGACTAAGAAGGGTGCAGATGCTCTTGAGGACTTCCTCTACCGCGAGGGCTATGCCTGCACCAGTATCCATGGCGACCGCTCTCAGCGTGATCGTGAGGAAGCGCTCCAGCAGTTCCGCTCTGGACGCTGCCCTATCATGGTTGCCACTGCT GTGGCTGCACGTGGCTTGGACATCTCCAATGTGAAACACGTGATCAATTTTGACTTGCCCAGTGACATTGAGGAATATGTCCACCGCATTGGTCGTACAGGCCGTGTGGGAAACCTTG GGCTGGCCACATCCTTCTACAATGATAAGAACAGCAACATCACTAAAGATCTGCTGGACATCCTGGTGGAGGCCAAACAGGAGGTGCCCTCCTGGCTTGAGAACCTAGCCTACGAGCACCAGCACAAAAGCACCAACCGTGGACGACCCAAAAG GTTCTCTGGTGGCTTTGGGGCCAGGGATTACCGCCAGATGGCTGGGGGTGGGAATACTTTTGGCAACCGTGGTGCTCGCAATGCTGGTGGCCATGGAGGGAACAGAGGTTTTGGAGGCAATAAGG GTGGCTTTGGGAGTTTCGGCAGTGACAGCTACGGGGGCAACTATGGAAACTATGGAGGAAACTATGCCCAGGTGGACTGGTGGGGCaactaa
- the ddx3xa gene encoding DEAD-box helicase 3 X-linked a isoform X10, whose protein sequence is MSHVVVDGSHGLEQQLAVLDLNSADGQGVGTGRRYIPPHLRNKDVSQNDSPGWDVGRSNGFVNGYHDGRMNGTANFGRGPPRNDRGGRGSFRGSRNGGSFNQPMHNAGYGTYENKDGGWNSVVNRDAYTSFGGRSDRGKSAFFNDRGAGSRGRYERGGFGGGTGGNSRWVEESRDEEDWSKPMPPNERLENELFSGSNTGINFEKYDDIPVEATGTNSPGHIESFHDVDMGEIVMGNINLSRYTRPTPVQKYAIPIIKAKRDLMACAQTGSGKTAAFLLPVLSQIYTDGPGEALQATKASAQENGKYVRRKQFPISLVLAPTRELALQIYDEARKFAYRSRVRPCVVYGGADIGQQIRDLERGCHLLVATPGRLVDMMERGKIGLDYCKYLVLDEADRMLDMGFEPQIRRIVEQDTMPPKGARQTMMFSATFPKEIQILARDFLDEYIFLAVGRVGSTSENITQKVVWVEENDKRSFLLDLLNATGKDSLTLVFVETKKGADALEDFLYREGYACTSIHGDRSQRDREEALQQFRSGRCPIMVATAVAARGLDISNVKHVINFDLPSDIEEYVHRIGRTGRVGNLGLATSFYNDKNSNITKDLLDILVEAKQEVPSWLENLAYEHQHKSTNRGRPKRFSGGFGARDYRQMAGGGNTFGNRGARNAGGHGGNRGFGGNKGGFGSFGSDSYGGNYGNYGGNYAQVDWWGN, encoded by the exons ATTCTCCAGGATGGGACGTCGGGCGTAGCAATGGTTTCGTCAATGGGTATCATGATGGTCGTATGAATGGGACTGCAAACTTTGGCCGTGGACCTCCTCGCAATGACAGAGGAGGACGTGGTAGCTTTCGTGGAAGCAGGAACGGAGGTTCCTTCAACCAGCCAATGCATAATGCAG GTTATGGCACTTATGAGAACAAAGATGGAGGGTGGAACTCAGTGGTGAACAGAGATGCCTACACTAGCTTTGGTGGGCGTTCTGACAGAGGGAAGTCTGCGTTCTTCAATGACAGGGGAGCTGGCTCAAGAGGAAG ATATGAGCGTGGAGGCTTTGGAGGAGGAACGGGAGGGAACAGTCGTTGGGTTGAAGAGTCCAGAGATGAAGAGGACTGGTCAAAACCAATGCCCCCTAATGAGCGTCTAGAAAA TGAGCTGTTCTCTGGCAGCAACACAGGGATTAACTTTGAGAAGTATGATGACATTCCTGTGGAGGCCACTGGAACAAACTCTCCTGGGCATATTGAGAGT TTCCATGATGTGGACATGGGCGAGATCGTTATGGGCAACATCAACTTGAGCCGCTATACACGCCCTACCCCTGTTCAGAAGTATGCAATCCCCATCATCAAGGCCAAGAGGGACCTGATGGCCTGTGCACAAACAG GCTCGGGGAAGACTGCAGCCTTCTTGCTTCCTGTTCTCAGTCAGATCTACACTGATGGACCTGGAGAGGCACTGCAGGCCACCAAAGCCAGTGCCCAG GAGAATGGAAAGTACGTCCGTCGTAAGCAGTTTCCCATTTCTCTAGTCCTGGCTCCAACCAGAGAACTTGCTCTTCAGATTTATGATGAGGCCAGAAAG TTCGCTTATCGCTCCAGAGTGCGCCCGTGTGTAGTATATGGAGGCGCAGATATAGGCCAGCAGATCCGTGATTTGGAAAGAGGCTGTCACCTGCTAGTGGCCACACCTGGTCGTCTGGTAGACATGATGGAGCGAGGCAAGATTGGCCTGGACTACTGCAA ATATCTGGTGTTGGATGAGGCAGACAGAATGCTTGATATGGGTTTCGAACCCCAGATCAGACGTATTGTGGAGCAGGACACTATGCCTCCAAAAGGTGCTCGTCAGACCATGATGTTCAGTGCCACCTTCCCGAAAGAGATCCAG atTCTGGCCCGTGACTTTCTGGATGAGTACATCTTCCTGGCTGTGGGCCGCGTGGGCTCCACTTCAGAGAACATCACCCAGAAGGTGGTTTGGGTGGAAGAGAATGACAAGCGCTCCTTCCTCCTTGACCTGCTCAATGCCACAG GCAAGGATTCTCTCACACTGGTGTTTGTGGAGACTAAGAAGGGTGCAGATGCTCTTGAGGACTTCCTCTACCGCGAGGGCTATGCCTGCACCAGTATCCATGGCGACCGCTCTCAGCGTGATCGTGAGGAAGCGCTCCAGCAGTTCCGCTCTGGACGCTGCCCTATCATGGTTGCCACTGCT GTGGCTGCACGTGGCTTGGACATCTCCAATGTGAAACACGTGATCAATTTTGACTTGCCCAGTGACATTGAGGAATATGTCCACCGCATTGGTCGTACAGGCCGTGTGGGAAACCTTG GGCTGGCCACATCCTTCTACAATGATAAGAACAGCAACATCACTAAAGATCTGCTGGACATCCTGGTGGAGGCCAAACAGGAGGTGCCCTCCTGGCTTGAGAACCTAGCCTACGAGCACCAGCACAAAAGCACCAACCGTGGACGACCCAAAAG GTTCTCTGGTGGCTTTGGGGCCAGGGATTACCGCCAGATGGCTGGGGGTGGGAATACTTTTGGCAACCGTGGTGCTCGCAATGCTGGTGGCCATGGAGGGAACAGAGGTTTTGGAGGCAATAAGG GTGGCTTTGGGAGTTTCGGCAGTGACAGCTACGGGGGCAACTATGGAAACTATGGAGGAAACTATGCCCAGGTGGACTGGTGGGGCaactaa